A genomic stretch from Spongiibacter nanhainus includes:
- the ahpF gene encoding alkyl hydroperoxide reductase subunit F, translating to MLDANMKKQLEGYLQNLKTPVELLAYLGEDDKSRELATLMDELAALSPLVSVAEGEDDSARRPSMGVRSSAKGTELRFAGIPLGHEFTSLVLALLHSGGHPIKLDEDVIQQVAALEGDFHFETFISLSCQNCPDVVQALNMMAAINPNIHHEMVDGALFQDDVDARNVMAVPSVFLNGESFSQGRISLTDILKKVDTNAEARSLKALEEKPVFDVLVVGGGPAGAASAIYAARKGISTGVLAERFGGQLMDTVGIENFISVKETEGPKLAANLEAHVQDYDVDVMSGFRASELKTLEDGSIEVSVEGGASVRSRSVILATGARWREMNVPGEQEYRGKGVAYCPHCDGPLFKGKSVAVIGGGNSGIEAAIDLAGITQHVTVLEFDSQLRADEVLQRKARSMGNIDIITDAQTTEVNGDGQRVSGLTYTDRNSGESKSIAVAGIFVQIGLVPNTEFLKGGEVALSPRGEIEIDARGETSLPGVFAAGDVTTVPYNQIVIAMGSGATASLSAFDYLIRQSVEEDQSQAA from the coding sequence ATGTTAGACGCAAATATGAAGAAACAGCTGGAAGGCTACCTGCAAAATCTGAAGACGCCTGTGGAGCTGCTGGCGTATTTGGGTGAGGATGATAAGTCCCGCGAGCTTGCCACGCTGATGGATGAACTGGCGGCACTGTCGCCATTGGTCAGCGTTGCCGAGGGTGAGGACGATAGCGCTCGTCGGCCCAGTATGGGCGTGCGTTCTTCTGCCAAGGGCACTGAGCTGCGCTTTGCGGGCATCCCCTTGGGCCACGAGTTCACTTCTCTGGTCTTGGCATTGCTGCATAGCGGTGGTCATCCCATCAAGTTGGATGAGGACGTGATCCAGCAAGTGGCTGCTCTGGAGGGCGACTTCCACTTTGAGACCTTCATCTCTTTGAGCTGCCAGAACTGCCCCGACGTGGTCCAGGCTTTAAATATGATGGCGGCCATCAACCCCAATATTCACCACGAGATGGTGGACGGCGCGCTGTTCCAGGACGATGTGGACGCCCGCAATGTCATGGCGGTGCCGTCGGTGTTCCTGAATGGAGAGTCCTTCTCTCAGGGCCGCATCAGTCTGACTGACATTCTCAAGAAAGTGGACACCAATGCCGAGGCTCGTAGCCTCAAGGCGCTGGAAGAAAAGCCGGTCTTTGATGTGCTGGTAGTGGGTGGCGGCCCTGCCGGCGCTGCCAGTGCAATCTATGCCGCACGCAAAGGTATTTCTACCGGAGTGCTGGCAGAGCGTTTTGGCGGACAGTTAATGGATACCGTGGGTATCGAGAATTTTATCTCGGTTAAAGAGACCGAGGGGCCCAAGCTGGCCGCCAATCTTGAGGCCCACGTCCAGGATTACGACGTGGATGTTATGAGCGGTTTCCGCGCCAGTGAATTGAAAACCCTGGAAGACGGCAGCATTGAAGTGAGCGTTGAAGGCGGCGCCAGTGTGCGCAGCCGCTCGGTGATTCTTGCCACCGGCGCTCGCTGGCGGGAGATGAATGTTCCGGGCGAACAGGAGTATCGTGGCAAGGGCGTGGCCTACTGTCCCCATTGCGACGGCCCCTTGTTTAAAGGTAAATCGGTGGCGGTGATTGGCGGCGGTAACTCCGGTATCGAGGCGGCTATCGACCTGGCAGGGATCACCCAGCATGTCACCGTGCTGGAATTTGACAGCCAGCTCCGCGCCGATGAGGTGCTGCAGCGCAAGGCGCGTTCCATGGGCAACATCGACATAATCACCGACGCTCAAACTACCGAGGTGAATGGTGATGGCCAGCGGGTCAGCGGATTGACCTACACCGACCGCAATTCCGGTGAGTCAAAATCGATAGCGGTTGCCGGTATCTTTGTGCAGATCGGTCTGGTGCCCAACACCGAATTCCTCAAAGGAGGTGAAGTCGCGCTCAGTCCTCGGGGAGAAATCGAAATCGACGCCCGGGGCGAGACGTCGCTGCCCGGTGTGTTTGCCGCCGGGGATGTGACCACCGTGCCCTACAACCAGATTGTGATTGCCATGGGCAGTGGTGCCACAGCGTCTCTCAGTGCCTTCGATTATTTGATTCGCCAGTCGGTTGAAGAGGATCAAAGTCAGGCGGCTTAG
- the ahpC gene encoding alkyl hydroperoxide reductase subunit C, with amino-acid sequence MFPTIINTTVQPFKATAFHNGDFRDVSDADLKGKWSVVMFYPADFTFVCPTELGDLADHYAQLQEMGVEVYSVSTDTHFTHKAWHDSSETINKIQFPMIGDPTGTIARNFGVMIEEDGLALRGTFVINPEGEIKVAELHDLGIGRSAKELVRKVQAAQYVAEHDGEVCPAAWQPGEETLSPSLDLVGKI; translated from the coding sequence ATGTTTCCGACAATTATCAACACCACTGTACAGCCTTTCAAAGCCACTGCCTTTCACAATGGAGACTTCAGAGACGTCAGTGATGCCGACCTCAAAGGCAAATGGTCTGTGGTGATGTTCTACCCCGCCGACTTCACCTTTGTCTGCCCCACCGAGCTGGGCGATTTGGCGGATCATTACGCACAGCTTCAAGAGATGGGCGTGGAGGTGTACTCCGTTTCCACTGATACTCATTTTACCCACAAAGCGTGGCATGACAGCTCTGAAACCATCAACAAGATCCAGTTCCCGATGATCGGCGACCCCACTGGCACCATTGCCCGCAACTTCGGCGTGATGATTGAGGAAGATGGCCTGGCACTGCGCGGCACCTTTGTCATCAATCCCGAGGGCGAGATTAAAGTTGCCGAACTGCACGACTTGGGCATTGGTCGCTCTGCCAAAGAGCTGGTTCGTAAAGTCCAAGCGGCCCAGTACGTGGCCGAGCATGACGGTGAGGTCTGCCCCGCCGCTTGGCAGCCCGGTGAAGAGACGCTTTCTCCCTCGCTGGATCTGGTCGGCAAAATTTAA
- the oxyR gene encoding DNA-binding transcriptional regulator OxyR → MIKIRDLQYLDAVARHQHFGRAAEACFVSQPTLSGQIMKLEDQLGLTLIERHRKKVMLTAAGEALIVRARSVLRAAEDFEETAKALSDPLAGDLHVGLIPTVAPYLLPHIMSDLSATLPNIDFYLHENQTQVLMQQLDAGKLDVLVLSWLDDMEGVERYHLFDEALVLASPETHPLAGKTNLTLGDLDNELVLTLEDGHCLRDETLDYCFSAGAREDNRFQATSLETLRYMVGSGLGITLMPELSVRDADNSSVTYTHFAAPPPTREICLLVRPNYSRMECVRAVVATIRRSMGAIQDGDDQ, encoded by the coding sequence ATGATAAAAATCCGGGACCTGCAATACCTGGATGCCGTGGCCCGACATCAGCACTTTGGCCGCGCCGCCGAAGCGTGCTTTGTCAGCCAGCCCACTCTCAGCGGCCAGATCATGAAGCTGGAAGACCAACTGGGTTTGACCCTGATCGAACGCCACCGCAAAAAGGTCATGCTCACCGCCGCTGGCGAGGCCCTGATTGTGCGGGCCCGCTCGGTGCTGCGCGCCGCAGAGGATTTTGAGGAGACCGCCAAGGCGCTGTCCGACCCCTTAGCCGGGGACCTCCACGTCGGCCTGATTCCTACCGTGGCGCCCTACCTGCTTCCCCACATCATGTCCGACCTCTCCGCCACCCTGCCCAACATCGATTTTTACCTGCACGAAAATCAGACCCAGGTACTGATGCAACAGCTGGATGCCGGCAAGCTGGATGTGCTGGTGTTGTCCTGGCTGGACGATATGGAGGGGGTAGAGCGCTACCACCTGTTTGACGAGGCCCTGGTGCTGGCGAGCCCGGAGACACACCCATTGGCTGGCAAAACCAACCTGACCCTGGGCGACCTGGATAATGAGTTAGTACTGACTCTTGAGGATGGCCACTGTCTCCGGGATGAGACTCTGGACTACTGCTTTTCTGCCGGCGCCAGGGAAGACAATCGTTTTCAGGCTACCAGTCTGGAAACCCTGCGCTACATGGTAGGCAGCGGATTGGGTATTACCCTGATGCCCGAGCTGTCGGTGCGGGACGCCGACAACAGCAGCGTGACCTATACCCACTTTGCCGCGCCGCCACCCACCCGGGAGATCTGCCTACTGGTGCGCCCCAATTACTCCCGCATGGAGTGCGTTCGCGCGGTCGTGGCGACCATCCGCCGCTCCATGGGCGCCATTCAAGACGGCGACGACCAATAA
- a CDS encoding YebC/PmpR family DNA-binding transcriptional regulator translates to MGRAYQNRKVAMAKTAATKTKIYSKYGREIYVCAKAGGVDPAGNLALRGLMDRAKKDQVPAHVIDKALEKAKGGGGEDFSPARYEGFGPGNCMVIVDCLTDNPNRTFGDVRLCFTKTKSKIGTQGSVSHMFDHSAILVFAGDDEEGALEALMMAEVDVSDIECEDGKISVFAPHTDFFKAKQALVDHFGDIDFDVEEIQFIPQTTTQIGGEDSEQFEKFLDMLNDLDDVQNVYHNVVD, encoded by the coding sequence ATGGGCCGAGCCTACCAAAACCGCAAAGTGGCGATGGCAAAAACCGCCGCCACCAAAACTAAGATCTACAGTAAATACGGCCGCGAGATTTACGTCTGCGCCAAGGCCGGCGGCGTCGATCCGGCCGGCAATCTGGCCCTTCGCGGCCTGATGGACCGGGCCAAGAAAGACCAAGTGCCGGCACACGTTATCGACAAGGCGCTGGAAAAGGCCAAGGGCGGTGGCGGCGAGGACTTCTCCCCCGCCCGCTACGAGGGCTTCGGCCCCGGTAACTGCATGGTGATTGTCGACTGTCTGACCGACAACCCCAACCGCACCTTTGGCGATGTCCGGCTGTGCTTTACCAAGACCAAGTCGAAGATTGGCACCCAGGGCAGCGTCAGCCACATGTTCGATCACTCGGCCATTTTGGTCTTTGCTGGGGACGACGAGGAAGGCGCCCTGGAGGCGCTGATGATGGCCGAGGTGGACGTTAGCGATATCGAATGTGAGGACGGTAAGATTTCAGTCTTTGCCCCCCACACCGACTTCTTTAAGGCCAAGCAGGCCCTGGTTGATCACTTTGGCGACATCGACTTCGACGTCGAGGAAATCCAGTTTATCCCCCAAACCACCACCCAGATTGGCGGCGAGGATTCGGAGCAGTTTGAGAAATTCCTCGACATGCTCAACGACCTGGACGACGTACAGAACGTTTACCACAACGTGGTTGACTGA
- a CDS encoding N-acetylmuramoyl-L-alanine amidase produces the protein MPGPNRQLRYWPRRPLLWCTLLCLLVVSPLTACAGPTEPAGSPELTKVALDIGHTPAQPGAIGARGVAEYHYNRAMVEVVSAALGGVQGVKPVVINAEGKEIGLRARTEAAASMQADMLLSFHHDSVQPQYLRETVLPGGKLGYHSPARFSGFSLFVAEAEGPSRQLAEALGGALLKAGFRPTLHHAEEIPGENRQLLDPDRGVYRFPELVVLNTATQPTVLVECGVIVNPDDEAQIGSADYRRRFAAAIAEGLTAYRRYRP, from the coding sequence TTGCCCGGCCCTAATCGGCAACTGCGGTATTGGCCAAGGCGGCCACTGCTGTGGTGTACACTACTGTGCCTCTTGGTCGTCTCGCCGTTGACCGCCTGCGCGGGGCCCACCGAGCCCGCTGGCTCCCCTGAACTTACCAAAGTGGCGCTGGACATCGGCCACACTCCAGCTCAGCCGGGCGCCATCGGTGCCCGGGGTGTCGCCGAGTATCACTACAATCGCGCTATGGTGGAGGTCGTCAGTGCGGCCCTGGGGGGGGTGCAGGGCGTGAAGCCGGTGGTTATCAACGCTGAGGGCAAGGAAATCGGTCTGCGGGCCCGCACCGAGGCGGCAGCCTCTATGCAGGCCGATATGCTGTTGTCTTTCCATCACGACTCAGTGCAGCCACAGTATTTGCGCGAGACTGTTCTGCCAGGTGGCAAGCTCGGCTATCACAGTCCAGCCCGCTTTAGTGGCTTCTCGCTGTTTGTCGCTGAGGCTGAGGGGCCCTCTCGGCAGCTGGCGGAGGCCTTGGGGGGCGCGTTACTGAAGGCCGGTTTTAGGCCCACCCTGCACCACGCTGAGGAGATACCCGGTGAGAATCGGCAGCTATTGGACCCGGACAGAGGCGTATACCGATTTCCCGAGTTGGTGGTACTCAACACCGCCACACAGCCAACCGTGTTGGTGGAGTGTGGCGTGATCGTCAACCCCGATGACGAGGCTCAGATTGGCAGTGCCGATTACCGCCGGCGATTTGCGGCGGCCATTGCGGAGGGGCTCACTGCCTATCGGCGCTACCGACCGTAA
- a CDS encoding acyl-CoA dehydrogenase: MSTLISIIVLSLVTAGIFYLQLPRRRGAVIFALTWLLAGTAEDAFLHPVALIVLLAILAVVLHSGFRRMVLSKPARKALQKMMPPMSATEKEALDAGTTWWEKDLFSGKPDWNQFDAIELSSLTEREQAFVDGEVDELCAMLDEWDIHHHRKDMPEEVWQFIKDKGFLGLIIPEEYGGLHFSPYAQSRVVSKIASRSTVASVSVMVPNSLGPGELLVKYGTKEQCDYWLPRLARGEEIPCFGLTSPEAGSDAGAIPDRGVVCRGEYKGEETLGIRLSFSKRWITLAPVATVVGLAFKLYDPDSLLGEGEERGICCALVPADLPGMEIGRRHNPGAAFMNGPLTGKDVFIPMELLIGGQDYIGRGWQMLAECLGAGRGISLPALSTAAGEMSYLTVGAFARIRRQFGIEVGKFEGVQEATAEIAGGAYMLEAYRAFVTRGLADGAPSVMTAMAKYHATETMRRLVNHGMDVLGGRGIQLGPRNFMALVYQTIPIAITVEGANILTRSMMIFGQGAIRCHPYLADELLAFEGEGEEVEARFDELFSAHLGHTFSTFSRAALLGVSGGLLGKVEQGDSFSRRWLKQLDRYCAVFAATADIALVTLGGDLKRREMLSARLGDAHSQLVIACAIIKYRQQQPVSEAGDLHAEYALRQSFAAINEALAALYRNMPQRWMGRLLKLKFFPYGFPVAAPDDDLIRKLGNLIMVPNPVREALSEAVYISDDPEDATGRINVTYQRLLEVERHYNLFLEAEAKGVISGSNLDELAASAVEKKVLTAEQAQKVADYDRLRYECLLTDAFDRQLDKVDIRIARP; the protein is encoded by the coding sequence ATGTCCACCCTGATTTCCATTATTGTTTTATCTCTGGTTACCGCCGGCATTTTTTACCTGCAGTTACCCCGCCGGCGCGGTGCGGTTATCTTCGCTCTGACTTGGCTGCTGGCCGGCACCGCCGAAGATGCCTTCCTACATCCGGTCGCGTTAATCGTACTGCTGGCGATCCTGGCGGTGGTGCTGCACTCGGGCTTCCGGCGCATGGTCCTCAGCAAGCCGGCGCGCAAGGCACTGCAAAAAATGATGCCGCCGATGAGTGCCACTGAAAAAGAAGCCCTGGATGCGGGTACCACCTGGTGGGAGAAAGATCTGTTCTCCGGCAAGCCCGACTGGAATCAGTTTGACGCTATAGAGCTGTCTTCCCTCACCGAGCGGGAGCAGGCTTTTGTCGATGGCGAGGTCGACGAGCTCTGCGCCATGCTGGACGAGTGGGATATCCATCATCACCGCAAGGATATGCCGGAAGAGGTCTGGCAGTTTATCAAGGACAAGGGCTTCCTCGGTCTGATTATCCCCGAGGAGTACGGCGGCCTGCATTTCAGCCCCTATGCCCAGAGCCGGGTGGTCAGCAAGATCGCCAGCCGCTCCACGGTGGCATCGGTGAGTGTGATGGTGCCCAATTCCTTGGGGCCGGGGGAGTTGTTGGTCAAATACGGTACCAAGGAGCAGTGTGATTACTGGCTGCCAAGGCTGGCTCGGGGCGAGGAGATTCCCTGTTTTGGCCTCACCAGCCCCGAGGCGGGCTCCGATGCCGGCGCGATTCCCGACCGGGGCGTGGTGTGCCGAGGCGAGTACAAGGGCGAGGAGACGCTGGGTATCCGCCTGAGCTTTTCCAAGCGCTGGATTACCCTGGCGCCGGTGGCCACGGTGGTGGGGCTGGCCTTCAAACTCTACGACCCGGACAGCCTGCTGGGCGAGGGAGAAGAGCGGGGGATTTGCTGTGCCCTGGTGCCGGCGGATCTACCCGGCATGGAAATCGGCCGCCGCCACAATCCCGGTGCAGCCTTTATGAACGGCCCCCTTACTGGCAAAGATGTGTTTATTCCCATGGAGCTGCTGATCGGTGGCCAGGATTACATCGGCCGCGGTTGGCAGATGTTGGCGGAATGTTTGGGCGCAGGTCGGGGTATCTCTCTGCCGGCATTGTCGACGGCGGCGGGGGAGATGAGTTATCTAACCGTGGGCGCCTTTGCGCGGATTCGCCGTCAGTTCGGCATTGAGGTGGGGAAGTTTGAAGGGGTTCAGGAGGCCACCGCCGAGATCGCTGGCGGTGCCTACATGCTGGAGGCTTACCGGGCCTTTGTCACCCGCGGTCTGGCCGATGGTGCGCCCTCGGTGATGACGGCGATGGCCAAATACCACGCCACCGAGACCATGCGCCGCCTGGTCAATCACGGCATGGATGTATTGGGCGGCCGGGGCATCCAGTTGGGGCCGCGCAATTTTATGGCGCTGGTCTACCAGACCATCCCCATTGCCATCACTGTTGAAGGGGCCAACATTCTCACCCGCTCGATGATGATTTTTGGACAGGGGGCGATTCGCTGCCACCCCTACCTGGCCGATGAACTGCTGGCGTTTGAGGGCGAGGGTGAAGAGGTTGAGGCGCGTTTTGACGAATTGTTCAGTGCCCACCTCGGCCATACTTTCTCCACCTTCAGTCGCGCGGCCTTGTTGGGCGTAAGCGGCGGCCTGCTGGGTAAGGTTGAACAGGGTGATAGCTTTTCCCGCCGCTGGCTAAAACAGCTGGATCGCTACTGCGCCGTATTTGCCGCCACCGCCGATATTGCCCTGGTGACTCTGGGCGGCGATTTGAAGCGCCGGGAGATGCTTTCTGCCCGCCTGGGCGATGCCCACAGCCAGTTGGTGATCGCCTGTGCCATTATCAAGTACCGTCAGCAACAGCCGGTGAGTGAAGCCGGCGATTTGCACGCCGAGTATGCGCTGCGGCAGAGCTTTGCGGCGATCAACGAGGCCCTGGCAGCACTGTATCGCAATATGCCTCAGCGCTGGATGGGTCGCCTGCTGAAGCTCAAGTTCTTCCCCTACGGCTTTCCGGTTGCGGCACCTGACGATGATCTGATCCGCAAATTGGGCAACTTGATTATGGTTCCTAACCCGGTACGGGAGGCGCTGTCGGAGGCGGTCTATATCAGCGATGACCCGGAGGATGCCACCGGGCGAATCAATGTGACCTACCAGCGTTTGCTGGAAGTAGAGCGTCACTACAATCTGTTTTTGGAGGCCGAGGCCAAGGGTGTCATCTCCGGCAGTAACCTGGATGAGTTGGCGGCCTCAGCGGTGGAGAAAAAAGTCCTCACCGCCGAGCAGGCGCAAAAGGTGGCCGACTACGACCGCCTGCGCTACGAATGCCTGCTTACCGACGCCTTTGATCGCCAGCTGGATAAGGTGGATATTCGTATTGCCCGGCCCTAA
- a CDS encoding chalcone isomerase family protein, translated as MLANNFRLRWCLLALCGLLALPAAANQWTLAAEETYKLLWKPLTHTRLEVDPKQALPDDGDILDPDYAKRITITYEVSVSAERFAKMTREALEDNFDDSELSPHRQHIDAFCSWFLPVEKGDRYSLSWRPNSGLTLAYNDTELGTLEDADASAVVLSVWLGRAAVSESQRDDMLQQWRNMAR; from the coding sequence ATGCTGGCTAATAACTTTAGACTGAGATGGTGCCTGCTTGCACTGTGTGGCTTACTCGCCCTGCCGGCGGCAGCCAATCAGTGGACGCTTGCCGCGGAAGAGACCTACAAGCTGTTGTGGAAGCCCCTCACCCATACGCGCCTTGAGGTCGACCCTAAGCAGGCTTTGCCGGACGACGGCGACATTCTCGATCCGGATTACGCTAAGCGCATCACCATTACCTACGAGGTGTCGGTGTCGGCTGAGCGCTTTGCCAAAATGACTCGGGAAGCCCTGGAGGATAATTTTGATGACAGTGAGTTGTCCCCCCACCGGCAGCATATCGATGCCTTTTGCAGCTGGTTTTTGCCTGTAGAGAAGGGCGACCGCTACAGCCTGTCCTGGCGCCCCAACAGTGGCCTGACACTGGCGTACAACGATACCGAACTTGGCACACTGGAAGATGCCGATGCGTCCGCTGTGGTGTTAAGCGTTTGGTTGGGGCGCGCCGCTGTCAGTGAATCCCAGCGCGACGATATGCTCCAGCAGTGGCGCAACATGGCCCGTTAG
- a CDS encoding MFS transporter, which produces MSRFPSLLRYALPGLPLAALGLPFYIYAPLWLAEQGGYGYTLVGAVFFIARFSDVLTDLPVGVAVDRWGIRRRFWLLAWGLVAGSALALMYLPHPWPAGLLALALVALMLGWTGINVPWLALPVWLSRDHSDRLAYNSAREAMLLFGTLLAMVAPSVLPSSILHLVLPPLLTLLLLAVWVQGRHLAPPSSAKAGNFASLLVDRRVAQLALPWFINMLANAIPGSILVLFMREVLGAESLIPVALLSYFLAGLVGVPFWYMLARRWGDLLTWRIGLLSSAVLFSFAALLGEGQAGWFIAISIGTGLALGADQAIPSAMQTGLAQSLMAERGGDAIAARLFALWSLLSKAAMGLAVGIAYLWLGSSVNPEAQQTVPPDWAISAAYVLAPVVLKLAVFSMLGRSNIKQQWGGLNYAG; this is translated from the coding sequence ATGTCCAGGTTCCCCTCACTGCTACGCTATGCCTTGCCGGGGCTGCCCCTGGCGGCATTAGGGCTACCTTTCTACATATATGCACCGCTGTGGTTGGCAGAGCAAGGAGGCTACGGCTACACCTTGGTGGGGGCGGTGTTCTTTATTGCCCGCTTCAGCGATGTGCTGACCGATCTGCCGGTGGGAGTGGCGGTAGACCGCTGGGGCATTCGCCGCCGATTTTGGTTGTTGGCCTGGGGCTTGGTGGCCGGCAGTGCCCTGGCATTGATGTACCTCCCGCACCCTTGGCCCGCGGGTCTGTTGGCCCTAGCACTGGTGGCCTTGATGCTGGGCTGGACCGGGATCAATGTGCCCTGGCTGGCTTTGCCGGTATGGCTTAGTCGTGATCATAGCGACCGGCTTGCCTATAACAGCGCACGAGAAGCGATGCTGCTGTTCGGGACGCTGCTGGCGATGGTGGCGCCCTCGGTGCTGCCGTCGTCGATCTTGCATCTTGTTCTGCCGCCCTTGCTGACACTGTTGCTGTTGGCGGTGTGGGTGCAGGGCCGCCACCTCGCGCCCCCGTCTTCGGCCAAGGCCGGCAACTTTGCTAGCTTACTGGTGGATCGCCGCGTCGCTCAGTTGGCCTTACCTTGGTTTATCAACATGTTGGCTAATGCCATCCCCGGCAGCATTCTGGTGTTGTTTATGCGGGAGGTCTTAGGTGCCGAGAGCTTGATACCGGTGGCGCTTCTCAGTTACTTCCTCGCCGGCCTGGTGGGGGTTCCCTTTTGGTATATGCTGGCGCGGCGCTGGGGCGATCTGCTGACCTGGCGCATCGGCCTGCTTAGCTCTGCGGTGCTGTTCAGTTTCGCGGCCTTGTTAGGTGAGGGTCAGGCGGGGTGGTTTATTGCCATCAGTATTGGCACGGGTCTGGCGCTGGGGGCAGACCAGGCGATTCCCTCGGCCATGCAAACCGGTTTGGCCCAGTCGTTGATGGCGGAGCGGGGCGGGGACGCGATTGCCGCTCGTTTATTTGCCCTGTGGAGCTTGCTGAGTAAAGCGGCGATGGGGTTGGCAGTGGGCATTGCCTATCTGTGGCTGGGCAGTAGCGTTAATCCAGAGGCACAACAGACAGTGCCGCCCGACTGGGCGATCAGTGCCGCCTATGTACTGGCCCCGGTGGTGCTCAAGCTGGCGGTATTTAGCATGTTGGGGCGGTCCAACATTAAACAGCAATGGGGAGGGCTGAACTATGCTGGCTAA
- a CDS encoding NAD(P)/FAD-dependent oxidoreductase, whose amino-acid sequence MSTPLNIAVVGSGIAGMSCAWLLQRSGHQVTLFEQDNRLGGHSNTVDIDTSVGKVAVDTGFIVFNERCYPNLVPLFDHLGVPYRATTMSFGVSINNGDLEYAGSDSLGTLFAQKRNLLRPRFWRMIRDLLRFYRNSCQWLAELDEHTTLGELLAREKFGPGFCDDHLLPMGAAIWSTPADAMLDYPAKAFLRFCDNHGLLQLKDRPQWQTVVGGSREYVKRITAPLADNIRLNCGIEAVTRYADRVELRDVHGNNHRFDHLVMAGHADQTLSALTDASFEERRLLGAFRYEANRAVLHRDPALMPKRDAAWACWNYLSDAGHNGLSVSYWMNALQHLPCNEPVIVTLNPLREPRPDCVYQSFNYHHPVFDKRALAAQQQLWSLQGQNRTWYCGSYFGAGFHEDGAQSGLAVAEQLGQTRRPWSVDNPNSRIVVTEAAGNSEAA is encoded by the coding sequence ATGAGTACGCCTTTAAACATTGCCGTCGTCGGCTCCGGCATCGCCGGAATGAGTTGTGCCTGGTTGCTCCAGCGCAGCGGTCACCAAGTCACACTTTTTGAACAAGACAACCGCCTGGGCGGACACAGCAATACCGTCGACATCGACACCAGTGTTGGCAAAGTCGCTGTGGACACGGGCTTTATCGTTTTTAATGAGCGCTGCTACCCCAACTTGGTCCCGCTATTTGACCATCTCGGCGTACCCTATCGGGCCACCACCATGTCATTCGGGGTATCGATCAACAACGGCGACCTGGAATACGCTGGCTCCGACTCCCTCGGCACTCTGTTCGCCCAGAAACGCAATCTTCTGCGGCCGCGCTTTTGGCGGATGATCCGCGATTTGCTGCGCTTTTATCGCAACAGCTGTCAGTGGCTGGCAGAGCTCGATGAGCACACCACCCTGGGCGAATTGTTGGCCCGGGAAAAGTTCGGCCCCGGTTTCTGCGACGACCACCTGCTGCCCATGGGCGCCGCCATCTGGTCGACCCCCGCGGACGCCATGCTGGACTACCCCGCCAAGGCGTTTCTGCGTTTTTGCGACAACCACGGTCTACTGCAACTCAAAGACCGCCCCCAGTGGCAGACGGTAGTGGGCGGCTCCCGGGAATACGTCAAGCGCATCACCGCGCCACTGGCAGACAATATCCGCCTCAACTGCGGCATCGAAGCGGTCACCCGCTACGCCGACCGCGTTGAGCTTCGGGATGTACACGGCAACAACCACCGCTTCGACCACTTGGTCATGGCAGGTCACGCTGATCAGACCCTGTCCGCCCTGACCGACGCCAGCTTTGAGGAGCGGCGACTGCTGGGAGCGTTTCGCTACGAAGCCAATCGCGCTGTACTGCACCGCGATCCCGCTCTGATGCCCAAGCGGGATGCTGCCTGGGCCTGCTGGAACTACTTGTCCGACGCAGGTCACAATGGCCTATCGGTGAGCTATTGGATGAATGCTCTCCAGCACTTGCCCTGCAACGAACCGGTGATAGTCACCCTCAACCCGCTGCGAGAACCCAGGCCGGACTGCGTTTACCAAAGCTTTAACTACCACCACCCGGTGTTCGACAAACGTGCACTGGCTGCCCAGCAGCAACTCTGGAGCCTTCAAGGTCAGAATCGGACCTGGTATTGCGGCAGCTACTTCGGTGCCGGGTTCCATGAAGACGGCGCTCAGTCAGGCCTGGCCGTTGCCGAGCAACTGGGGCAGACTAGGCGACCCTGGTCGGTGGACAACCCCAACTCCCGCATCGTGGTCACTGAAGCAGCGGGCAACAGTGAGGCAGCATGA